In one window of Hevea brasiliensis isolate MT/VB/25A 57/8 chromosome 10, ASM3005281v1, whole genome shotgun sequence DNA:
- the LOC110632846 gene encoding protein SIEVE ELEMENT OCCLUSION B — MTFIHLPNGVIMTPDQPSAPTPNYLHSDDDAIIKKVLETQKPDHRKVDVYHLFSIVAKILAHDEGSSADVPNGTYGFGMPEVAADIINKVSCEMACKCSGKDANRVTMVLLETVLPNYSWDAKLVITVASFAVIYGEFYLLTQFYNASNPNPNPVAKNIALLKQLQGIMEDASLLQHLFGAITELIKAIMTVTKCLLQLNDLSSEYFAIYKSPLSTATDIARSAYWAVFCVVTCARHFAALSGLRNQITIGTMTKELSVLASKVSSIQILLQNQLDTLIQEIEIYNSLIKLFNTVHQDNTAILQVMFPMDGGKPPLVIGNSYTEVKIDALQGKNVLLLISSLDCLDEIKALAKLYDQLEKNGKIQYKLVWVPVADQIYEQHFSSLKSLMPWYCVRHPSIIRPGVIRYFREFWNFTKQTILVPLYPNGQVQPIYTLDFVWASGILPVIGLHPDGNWKFLCEDHGLSLDLLIHDLYTVDLTMPSPIICLYGGEDIKWIEEFTTAINRIKDVTKLSMDLVYVSQSKAINQTNKAIFDFITGRKLGVCWNVEETYSWRFWARLESIFSSGLRKGIYPKVNNTMKDVGTLLSFSGSYSGWAAFGQLGTSHKMAKATGEVVLQVLSNISSWWDAAGGSEFFLLELNQQIQKQLIDKPNHCCHIVLPANVAEIADEMMTCTICDRKMGKYLMTYRCCE; from the exons ATGACATTTATACACCTTCCGAACGGGGTAATAATGACTCCAGATCAACCTTCGGCTCCGACACCCAACTACTTGCACTCCGATGATGATGCAATAATCAAGAAGGTTCTAGAAACCCAAAAACCCGATCATCGCAAAGTTGATGTCTACCACCTGTTCAGCATTGTGGCCAAAATCTTGGCCCATGACGAGGGTAGCAGTGCCGATGTTCCAAAT GGGACATATGGATTTGGAATGCCTGAAGTAGCAGCTGACATAATAAACAAAGTCTCCTGCGAG ATGGCATGCAAGTGCTCTGGTAAGGATGCGAATAGAGTAACCATGGTGCTGCTTGAAACAGTACTTCCAAACTATTCGTGGGACGCGAAGCTTGTGATAACAGTTGCTTCTTTTGCTGTGATTTATGGCGAATTTTATCTACTTACCCAGTTTTACAATGCATCAAATCCAAATCCAAATCCAGTTGCCAAGAACATAGCTCTTCTCAAGCAACTGCAGGGCATTATGGAAGACGCTTCCTTATTGCAACATCTATTTGGAGCAATTACTGAGCTTATCAAGGCCATAATGACTGTAACGAAATGTCTTCTCCAGTTAAATGACTTGTCCTCCGAGTATTTTGCAATTTACAAATCTCCGTTATCAACTGCTACTGATATTGCAAGATCGGCCTACTGGGCAGTTTTTTGTGTTGTGACCTGCGCCCGACATTTTGCTGCGCTTTCTGGGTTGAGAAATCA GATCACCATAGGAACAATGACCAAGGAACTGTCAGTCTTGGCTTCTAAAGTAAGCAGCATACAGATACTTCTGCAAAATCAATTAGATACTTTAATACAAGAAATTG AGATTTACAATTCGCTCATCAAACTCTTCAACACTGTCCACCAGGACAATACGGCAATCCTCCAGGTCATGTTTCCCATGGATGGTGGTAAGCCACCCCTTGTGATCGGCAATTCTTATACAGAG GTCAAAATTGATGCATTGCAGGGCAAGAACGTGTTGCTGCTCATATCTAGCCTTGATTGCTTGGATGAGATTAAGGCTCTTGCTAAACTGTACGATCAACTGGAAAAAAATGGGAAGATTCAATATAAATTAGTGTGGGTTCCAGTTGCAGACCAGATATATGAACAACATTTTTCTTCCCTGAAATCGCTGATGCCTTGGTACTGCGTGCGACATCCTTCAATCATCAGACCAGGGGTGATTAGATACTTCAGGGAGTTCTGGAATTTCACAAAGCAAACCATCCTGGTGCCACTGTATCCAAATGGACAAGTACAACCCATTTATACCCTTGACTTCGTGTGGGCATCGGGCATTTTGCCCGTCATTGGCCTGCACCCAGATGGAAACTGGAAATTTCTATGCGAGGACCATGGCTTGAGCCTAGATCTACTCATACATGACCTTTATACAGTCGATTTG ACGATGCCATCCCCAATCATATGCCTTTACGGAGGAGAAGACATCAAATGGATTGAGGAGTTTACCACTGCAATAAATCGGATTAAAGATGTCACTAAGCTGAGCATGGATTTGGTTTATGTTAGCCAGAGCAAGGCCATCAATCAGACCAACAAAGCCATTTTCGATTTCATTACTGGAAGGAAGCTTGGTGTCTGCTGGAATGTTGAGGAAACGTACAGTTGGCGATTTTGGGCCCGATTGGAAAGCATCTTCTCTTCGGGATTACGAAAGGGCATCTATCCTAAAGTAAACAATACCATGAAAGATGTGGGAACTTTGCTTAGCTTCAGTGGAAGCTACAGTGGATGGGCTGCGTTTGGTCAATTAGGAACCTCGCATAAAATGGCTAAAGCCACAGGAGAAGTTGTTTTACAGGTCTTGTCAAACATAAGTAGCTGGTGGGATGCGGCCGGTGGCAGTGAGTTTTTTCTGCTAGAACTCAACCAGCAGATCCAAAAACAACTTATAGATAAGCCAAATCATTGCTGCCACATTGTCCTGCCAGCGAATGTTGCAGAGATCGCAGATGAGATGATGACCTGCACAATCTGCGACCGTAAAATGGGCAAGTACCTGATGACTTACCGTTGCTGTGAGTAG